The following coding sequences lie in one Myxococcus xanthus genomic window:
- the pilB gene encoding type IV-A pilus assembly ATPase PilB, which produces MSGRLGELLVRENLISVQQLRKAQEEQQKNGTRIGTALVKTGAIEESKLTDFLSKQYGVPAINLKDFDVEPDIIKLVPKEVAEKHLVVPVNRAGPSLIVAMCDPSNIFAVDDLKFLTGYNIETVVASEVSIREAIERYYAEKGPSLEDIVGDVGDDIEVTKEETENIDEMAKAADDAPVVKLVNLILMDAIKKRASDIHVEPYEKDFRVRFRIDGVMYEVMRPPMKLRNAITSRLKIMASLDISERRLPQDGRIKIKMGGGKEMDFRVSVCPTLFGEKVVMRLLDKSNLQLDMTKLGFDAQPLAWFKEAIDRPYGMVLVTGPTGSGKTTTLYSALSSLNGLDTNICTAEDPVEFNFAGINQVQMHDDIGLNFAAALRSFLRQDPDIIMIGEIRDFETAEIGVKAALTGHLVLSTLHTNDAPGTVSRLLNMGIEPFLVTASLNLILAQRLARRLCPACKKPAENVDEQALIDAGVPPDKIGTFTMYEKVGCRDCNDRGYRGRVAIYEVMPFWDGLKELVINGASAAELKQEAIRLGMSSLRMSGLRKMMDGATTLEEVVGNTAPDRF; this is translated from the coding sequence ATGTCCGGTCGACTCGGTGAACTGCTGGTTCGCGAGAACCTCATCTCCGTGCAGCAGCTGCGCAAGGCCCAGGAAGAGCAGCAGAAGAACGGCACGCGCATCGGCACCGCGCTCGTCAAGACGGGCGCCATCGAGGAGTCGAAGCTGACCGACTTCCTCTCCAAGCAGTACGGCGTGCCGGCCATCAACCTGAAGGACTTCGACGTCGAGCCGGACATCATCAAGCTGGTGCCGAAGGAAGTGGCGGAGAAGCACCTGGTGGTGCCCGTCAACCGCGCGGGCCCGTCGCTCATCGTGGCCATGTGCGACCCGTCCAACATCTTCGCCGTGGACGACCTGAAGTTCCTCACCGGCTACAACATCGAGACGGTGGTCGCCTCCGAGGTCTCCATCCGCGAGGCCATCGAGCGTTACTACGCGGAGAAGGGCCCGTCGCTGGAGGACATCGTCGGCGACGTCGGTGACGACATCGAGGTCACCAAGGAGGAGACGGAGAACATCGATGAGATGGCCAAGGCCGCGGATGACGCGCCCGTGGTCAAGCTGGTGAACCTCATCCTCATGGACGCCATCAAGAAGCGCGCGTCCGACATCCACGTCGAGCCGTACGAGAAGGACTTCCGGGTCCGCTTCCGCATCGACGGCGTGATGTACGAGGTGATGCGCCCGCCGATGAAGCTGCGCAATGCGATTACGTCGCGTCTGAAGATCATGGCCTCGCTGGACATCTCCGAGCGGCGCCTTCCGCAGGACGGCCGCATCAAGATCAAGATGGGCGGCGGCAAGGAGATGGACTTCCGCGTGAGCGTGTGTCCCACGCTCTTCGGCGAGAAGGTCGTGATGCGTCTGCTCGACAAGAGCAACCTCCAGCTCGACATGACGAAGCTGGGCTTCGACGCGCAGCCGCTGGCCTGGTTCAAGGAGGCCATCGACCGTCCCTACGGCATGGTGCTGGTGACGGGCCCCACGGGCTCGGGCAAGACGACGACGCTGTACTCGGCGCTCTCCAGCCTCAACGGCCTGGACACCAACATCTGCACCGCGGAGGACCCGGTCGAGTTCAACTTCGCCGGCATCAACCAGGTGCAGATGCATGACGACATCGGCCTGAACTTCGCCGCGGCGCTGCGCTCCTTCCTTCGCCAGGACCCGGACATCATCATGATTGGTGAGATCCGTGACTTCGAGACGGCGGAAATCGGCGTGAAGGCGGCGCTCACGGGCCACCTGGTGCTCTCCACGCTGCACACCAACGATGCCCCGGGTACGGTGAGCCGTTTGCTCAACATGGGCATCGAGCCGTTCCTCGTGACGGCGTCGCTCAACCTCATCCTCGCCCAGCGTCTGGCGCGCCGTCTGTGCCCGGCGTGCAAGAAGCCGGCGGAGAACGTGGACGAGCAGGCGCTCATCGACGCCGGTGTTCCGCCGGACAAGATTGGCACCTTCACGATGTACGAGAAGGTCGGCTGCCGCGACTGCAACGACCGTGGTTACCGGGGCCGCGTGGCCATCTACGAGGTCATGCCCTTTTGGGACGGCCTCAAGGAACTGGTCATCAACGGCGCCTCCGCCGCGGAGCTGAAGCAGGAGGCCATCCGCCTGGGCATGAGCAGCCTGCGCATGAGCGGTCTTCGCAAGATGATGGACGGCGCCACCACGTTGGAAGAGGTGGTGGGAAACACCGCCCCGGACCGCTTCTAG
- a CDS encoding bifunctional riboflavin kinase/FAD synthetase produces MKVFPAVADAGRALAGQALALGNFDGVHVGHQALFAEARRHGRAAAFTFNPHPGKVLQPELAPKLITLLPRKLELFEECGLDAAVVQPFSREYARTPPADFEAALFDVLGVAHVVVGSDFTYGAARRGTVETLREAAARRGATVHVVPPVTVDGVVASSSRVREYILEGRVSAARRLLGRPFDLDGTVVTGAGRGRGIGFPTANVDTQNELRPAPGVYAIRVQLPGESKGTWHGGAANIGVKPTFGGTEVTIEAHLLDFTGDLYGKELRVQFLDRLRPEQRFGSVVELTGQIKRDVEAARAVIAREES; encoded by the coding sequence ATGAAGGTCTTCCCTGCGGTGGCGGACGCGGGCCGGGCGCTGGCCGGACAGGCACTCGCGCTGGGCAACTTCGACGGTGTGCACGTGGGCCATCAGGCCCTCTTCGCGGAGGCGCGTCGTCACGGGCGGGCCGCTGCCTTCACCTTCAATCCCCACCCGGGCAAGGTGCTCCAGCCGGAGCTGGCGCCGAAGCTCATCACGCTGCTGCCGCGCAAGCTGGAGCTGTTCGAGGAGTGCGGACTGGACGCGGCGGTGGTGCAGCCCTTCTCGCGCGAATACGCGCGCACGCCGCCCGCGGACTTCGAGGCCGCGCTCTTCGACGTGCTCGGCGTCGCGCACGTCGTGGTGGGCAGCGACTTCACCTACGGCGCTGCCCGGCGCGGCACCGTGGAGACGCTGCGCGAGGCGGCAGCCCGGCGCGGGGCGACGGTGCACGTGGTTCCGCCCGTCACGGTGGATGGCGTGGTGGCGTCGTCATCACGTGTGCGCGAGTACATCCTGGAGGGGCGCGTGTCCGCGGCGCGGCGACTGCTGGGCCGTCCCTTCGACCTGGACGGCACGGTGGTGACGGGCGCAGGGCGGGGGCGGGGCATCGGGTTCCCCACCGCGAACGTGGACACGCAGAACGAGCTGCGCCCCGCACCGGGCGTCTATGCCATCCGCGTCCAGCTGCCGGGCGAGTCAAAAGGCACCTGGCATGGCGGTGCAGCGAACATCGGTGTGAAGCCCACCTTTGGCGGCACGGAGGTGACGATCGAAGCGCACCTGCTCGACTTCACCGGCGACCTGTACGGCAAGGAGCTGCGCGTGCAGTTCCTCGACCGCCTGCGCCCCGAGCAGCGGTTCGGTTCGGTGGTGGAGCTGACGGGGCAGATCAAGCGTGACGTGGAGGCCGCGCGCGCCGTGATTGCGCGCGAGGAGAGCTGA
- the trmB gene encoding tRNA (guanine(46)-N(7))-methyltransferase TrmB, producing the protein MSRPRLLPEPVGLKFVTQETPPDWDAEFGFSGPLELEIGSGAGGHALEYCRRHPEVRFVAFEWRKKYARDTQDRADKAGLRNLRVVESDARFIVPRIFAPGSLAAIHLQFPDPWWKRSHAKRAVIQPAFAELLYGKLAPGGLFDMRTDVQDRGVTMLAILESAGFKNPLGSGVFHPYDPEEVPSTRERRYLASGEPVYRARLLKPA; encoded by the coding sequence ATGTCCCGTCCTCGCCTGCTCCCCGAGCCCGTCGGCCTCAAGTTCGTCACCCAGGAGACCCCGCCGGACTGGGACGCCGAATTCGGCTTCAGCGGACCGCTCGAGCTGGAAATCGGCTCCGGCGCGGGCGGCCACGCCCTGGAGTACTGCCGCCGTCACCCCGAGGTGCGCTTCGTCGCCTTCGAGTGGCGCAAGAAATACGCGCGCGACACCCAGGACCGCGCGGACAAGGCGGGCCTGCGCAACCTGCGCGTCGTCGAATCCGACGCCCGCTTCATCGTGCCCCGCATCTTCGCACCCGGCTCGCTCGCCGCCATCCACCTCCAGTTCCCCGACCCCTGGTGGAAGCGCTCCCACGCCAAGCGCGCCGTGATTCAGCCCGCGTTCGCCGAGCTGCTGTACGGCAAGCTCGCACCGGGCGGCCTCTTCGACATGCGCACCGACGTCCAGGACCGCGGCGTGACGATGCTCGCCATCCTGGAATCCGCCGGTTTCAAGAACCCCCTGGGTTCAGGTGTTTTCCATCCCTATGACCCAGAGGAAGTGCCCTCCACGAGGGAGCGCCGCTACCTGGCCAGCGGTGAGCCCGTGTATCGGGCGCGGCTATTGAAGCCTGCCTGA
- a CDS encoding diguanylate cyclase, with amino-acid sequence MADGERKRTLEVARRAPPAGELSGRTVLIVDDDPVHVRHVRDGLAPHGYVFTEAHDGTQALSAIRESRPDLILMDVEMPGLGGVEVCRIIKANAGEDGFGFIPVILMTARQAAGKVEGLELGADDYLVKPFDMLELSARVKSMLRLKALQDALVEKNRELDRANKELAARREELLALTRTDALTGLSNRRALEERLNDEFARSRRYGAPLSLVMLDIDHFKRINDSFGHPFGDHVLKAVAQTARARLREVDLLARYGGEEFIALLPETGPADALRVCERVRDAIAALELEHVGGSGKPQCVRLTASLGVATVPSGDLPSAEALLRAADASLYAAKGAGRNRVHQHAA; translated from the coding sequence ATGGCGGATGGCGAACGGAAGAGGACGCTGGAGGTCGCCCGCCGTGCCCCCCCCGCAGGGGAACTCAGTGGCCGCACGGTGCTCATCGTGGACGATGACCCGGTGCATGTCCGGCACGTGCGCGACGGCCTGGCTCCTCACGGGTACGTCTTCACCGAGGCCCATGACGGCACCCAGGCGCTGTCCGCCATCCGGGAGTCCCGCCCCGACCTCATCCTCATGGACGTGGAGATGCCGGGATTGGGCGGCGTGGAGGTGTGCCGCATCATCAAGGCGAACGCGGGTGAGGACGGCTTCGGCTTCATCCCCGTGATTCTCATGACGGCCCGGCAGGCCGCGGGAAAGGTGGAGGGGCTGGAGTTGGGGGCGGATGACTACCTGGTGAAGCCCTTCGACATGCTCGAGCTGTCGGCCCGCGTGAAGTCCATGCTGCGGCTGAAGGCGCTGCAAGACGCGCTGGTGGAGAAGAACCGGGAGCTGGACCGCGCCAACAAGGAGCTGGCGGCGCGGCGCGAAGAGCTGCTGGCGCTCACCCGCACGGATGCACTCACCGGCCTGTCGAACCGGCGCGCCTTGGAAGAGCGGCTGAACGACGAGTTCGCCCGCTCGCGACGTTACGGGGCGCCCCTGTCCCTGGTGATGCTGGACATCGACCACTTCAAGCGCATCAACGACAGCTTCGGGCACCCCTTCGGGGACCACGTGCTGAAGGCCGTGGCCCAGACGGCGCGGGCGCGGCTGCGGGAGGTGGACCTGCTGGCGCGTTACGGCGGCGAGGAGTTCATCGCCCTGCTCCCGGAGACAGGCCCCGCGGACGCGCTCCGGGTCTGCGAGCGGGTGCGCGACGCCATCGCTGCCCTGGAGTTGGAGCATGTGGGGGGGAGTGGCAAGCCGCAGTGCGTGCGGCTGACCGCGTCATTGGGCGTGGCCACGGTGCCGTCGGGCGACCTCCCGAGCGCGGAGGCGCTGCTGCGGGCTGCCGACGCCAGCCTCTATGCGGCCAAGGGAGCAGGCCGCAATCGCGTCCATCAGCACGCCGCGTGA
- a CDS encoding cupredoxin domain-containing protein, with product MRQFISRIIKPWLALAATAAMVGITQQGCAKDADAAKPPAVPEKRENGVRIVELSVTEKGYEPSPVNLKKGEPVKLVVTRKTDHTCATEVVMDGYDINTPLPLDQPVEIAFTPKESGKLVYGCAMNKMISGVFMVD from the coding sequence ATGCGTCAGTTCATCTCCCGCATCATCAAGCCCTGGCTTGCCCTGGCCGCGACGGCCGCCATGGTGGGCATCACCCAGCAAGGGTGCGCGAAGGACGCCGACGCGGCGAAGCCGCCCGCCGTCCCGGAGAAGCGGGAGAACGGCGTACGCATCGTCGAGCTGTCCGTCACCGAGAAGGGCTACGAGCCCAGCCCTGTGAATCTCAAGAAGGGTGAGCCGGTGAAGCTGGTGGTGACGCGCAAGACGGACCACACCTGCGCCACCGAGGTCGTCATGGACGGCTACGACATCAACACGCCGCTGCCGCTCGACCAGCCGGTGGAGATTGCCTTCACGCCGAAGGAGTCCGGCAAGCTGGTGTACGGCTGCGCCATGAACAAGATGATTTCCGGCGTTTTCATGGTCGACTGA
- a CDS encoding helicase C-terminal domain-containing protein yields MGGAAELFTRHVFLDLETTGLDPRVDEVIELGCIFFENGREVERFARMYSASRPLPLTIRRLTGLTDADLAGHPRFGTDIAELREKLSGWTVVAHNAPFEKGFLPDLLGPIRAPVLDSCELMHYLHPELPSHSLESLLRWGGLALRQPHRAVSDCEAVYSVLVHAMERCVREGRGDDVVDLLAALDPRKGAELRLAMEGVGLKDGGASGAFDYEEWPLVDLLSRLAAACREEAAPLSLEAQGFLRGKPERRRAGGATALPEPEADAPVLPVRPDEVSALLGAGGALEQAGEGFMSRAAQLDVAQAVARAMSDGGQLAVEAGTGTGKSLAYLAPAALFAARNGRKVGVAPHTKTLQDQLLEKDLPRLHRATKGAFGYALLKGQTNYLCRRRALEATRVEPGMGHSARAPRAYLRAYLRRSGEGDLDRLSHWFRERFPVLMALVPAVRSEASTTLGEKCPHFHRCFYHSAVAQAREADVLVINQSLAFAWPARYPKLDHLVLDEAHEVEDVATTALTLELSDLAFLRLTERLHGRDGRRGLFAELRKALSASRRTETRSLMGEVEDGLRRLLDDARDLGARVTELCEPTATAVGEDPDEGAYSPELRITATVRTLPAWEPVREGLEGVRGALQALHVLLSVRVLAALPELAARQPALERELSGATTELGELAVLAGELSGEAAPGRCYAATAEPKRQRWSLSAQPVDVSAYVSKDFAESKRTLVLASATLGTGDGFPFVLRRLGLDGRGGRPAPRLVRAATPFKLHEQALVVLVTDAPRAHEEAFVEWASLRISGLAQTMGGRVLGLFASTRRMERVGTSVRGRLDPLGIEVLRQSRGHSRSLAARQEKDTGTVLLGTKSFWQGVDIPGRGVGCVFIDKLPLEPAMRPLVAAREEPLSRSGGEYMGFLHYRLPRALLQLRQGVGRLIRATTDRGVVIISDPGHPSYRGHLMNALEGYRVEALPWAQARLRIHAMLKETGLTVESGPARSWG; encoded by the coding sequence ATGGGCGGCGCGGCGGAGCTCTTCACCCGGCATGTCTTCCTCGACCTCGAAACCACGGGGCTGGACCCGCGCGTGGACGAGGTCATCGAGCTGGGCTGCATCTTCTTCGAGAACGGGCGCGAGGTGGAACGCTTCGCTCGCATGTACTCGGCGTCGCGGCCCCTCCCCCTCACCATCCGGCGGCTGACGGGCCTGACGGACGCGGACCTCGCAGGGCATCCGCGCTTCGGCACCGACATCGCCGAGCTTCGCGAGAAGCTCTCCGGCTGGACGGTGGTGGCGCACAACGCGCCCTTTGAAAAAGGCTTCCTGCCGGACCTGCTGGGCCCCATCCGCGCCCCGGTGCTCGACTCGTGCGAGTTGATGCACTACCTGCACCCGGAGCTGCCCAGCCACTCGCTGGAGTCGCTGCTGCGCTGGGGCGGGCTCGCGTTGAGGCAGCCACACCGCGCGGTGTCGGACTGCGAGGCGGTGTACTCGGTGCTCGTGCACGCCATGGAGCGCTGCGTCCGCGAGGGCCGTGGCGATGACGTGGTGGACCTGCTCGCCGCGTTGGACCCGCGCAAGGGCGCGGAGCTGCGCCTGGCGATGGAGGGCGTGGGCCTGAAGGACGGCGGCGCGAGCGGCGCGTTCGACTACGAGGAATGGCCGCTGGTGGACCTGCTGTCGCGCCTGGCCGCCGCGTGCCGTGAGGAGGCCGCGCCGCTTTCGCTGGAGGCTCAGGGCTTCCTTCGCGGGAAGCCGGAGCGGCGGCGTGCCGGAGGCGCCACGGCGCTGCCCGAGCCCGAGGCCGATGCCCCCGTGCTGCCGGTGCGTCCGGATGAGGTCTCCGCGCTGCTGGGCGCGGGAGGGGCGCTGGAGCAGGCCGGTGAAGGGTTCATGAGCCGGGCCGCGCAGCTTGACGTCGCGCAGGCGGTGGCGCGGGCGATGTCGGACGGCGGGCAACTGGCGGTGGAGGCCGGCACGGGCACGGGCAAGTCGCTGGCGTACCTGGCTCCCGCGGCGCTCTTCGCCGCGCGCAACGGACGCAAGGTCGGCGTGGCGCCGCACACCAAGACGCTCCAGGACCAGCTCCTGGAGAAGGACCTGCCTCGGCTTCACCGCGCCACGAAGGGCGCCTTCGGCTACGCCCTGCTGAAGGGCCAGACGAACTACCTGTGCCGCCGCCGCGCGCTGGAAGCCACTCGGGTGGAGCCCGGCATGGGGCACTCCGCGCGCGCGCCTCGGGCGTATCTGCGTGCGTACCTGCGTCGCAGTGGCGAAGGAGACCTGGACCGGCTGAGCCACTGGTTCCGCGAGCGCTTCCCGGTGCTGATGGCGCTGGTGCCCGCCGTGCGCTCCGAGGCGTCAACGACGCTGGGCGAGAAGTGCCCGCACTTCCACCGCTGCTTCTATCACTCGGCCGTGGCGCAGGCCCGTGAGGCGGACGTGCTGGTCATCAACCAGTCGCTCGCCTTCGCGTGGCCCGCGCGCTACCCGAAGCTGGACCACCTGGTCCTCGACGAGGCGCACGAGGTGGAAGATGTCGCCACCACCGCACTGACGCTGGAGCTGTCGGACCTGGCCTTCCTCCGCCTCACCGAACGGCTGCATGGCAGGGACGGACGGCGCGGCCTTTTCGCCGAGCTGCGCAAGGCGCTGAGCGCTTCTCGCCGGACGGAGACACGATCGCTGATGGGCGAGGTGGAGGATGGCCTTCGCCGGTTGCTTGACGACGCGCGCGACCTCGGTGCGCGCGTGACGGAGCTGTGCGAGCCCACCGCCACAGCCGTGGGCGAGGACCCGGATGAAGGTGCGTACTCTCCGGAGCTGCGCATCACCGCGACCGTGCGAACCCTGCCCGCCTGGGAGCCGGTACGCGAAGGACTGGAAGGCGTGCGCGGCGCACTCCAGGCGCTGCATGTCCTGCTGTCCGTGCGCGTGCTGGCCGCCCTTCCTGAGCTGGCGGCTCGACAACCCGCGCTGGAGCGGGAGCTGTCTGGTGCCACCACCGAGCTTGGCGAACTGGCGGTGCTCGCGGGCGAGCTGTCCGGAGAGGCCGCGCCAGGACGGTGCTACGCGGCCACCGCGGAACCGAAGCGGCAGCGGTGGAGCTTGAGCGCCCAGCCGGTGGATGTCTCCGCCTACGTGTCGAAGGACTTCGCGGAGAGCAAGCGCACGCTGGTGCTCGCGTCCGCCACGCTGGGCACTGGCGACGGCTTCCCCTTCGTCCTCCGGCGCTTGGGGCTCGACGGGCGCGGAGGCCGACCCGCGCCCCGACTGGTACGCGCGGCCACGCCCTTCAAGCTGCATGAGCAGGCGCTGGTCGTGCTCGTCACCGATGCGCCTCGTGCGCACGAGGAAGCCTTCGTGGAGTGGGCCTCGCTCCGGATTTCGGGCCTGGCACAGACGATGGGAGGCCGGGTGCTGGGGCTGTTCGCGTCGACGCGCCGCATGGAGCGCGTGGGCACGAGCGTCCGCGGACGGCTGGACCCGCTGGGCATCGAGGTGCTGCGGCAGTCACGCGGGCACAGCCGCTCGCTGGCGGCACGGCAGGAGAAGGACACGGGCACCGTGCTGCTGGGGACCAAGAGCTTCTGGCAGGGCGTGGACATCCCCGGCCGAGGCGTCGGCTGCGTGTTCATCGACAAGCTGCCCCTGGAGCCCGCAATGCGTCCGCTGGTGGCCGCGCGCGAGGAGCCCCTCTCTCGCAGCGGCGGCGAATACATGGGCTTCCTCCACTACCGGCTCCCCCGCGCCCTGCTGCAACTGCGCCAGGGCGTGGGCCGGCTCATCCGGGCGACGACGGACCGGGGCGTGGTCATCATCTCGGACCCGGGGCACCCCAGCTACCGTGGCCACCTGATGAACGCGCTGGAGGGCTATCGCGTCGAGGCGCTTCCGTGGGCCCAGGCGCGCCTGCGCATCCACGCGATGCTGAAGGAGACGGGACTCACCGTGGAGTCAGGACCCGCGCGGTCCTGGGGGTGA
- a CDS encoding HEAT repeat domain-containing protein, producing MQLLSSALVLLLLAPCAALAQGDSRIAFLGKQLQKSKDPRSRSQAALVLGATEDPEAVPLLCNGLKDESELVRVAAAKGLAKLLEPGGLDCLQAHKADADASVQSAVSEAVGALKEYQSRPPRFYVQLEAVKDRTGKLPADLVKATEARLRSRLMRSGAQLAPAKETKAAAKGTLKKLRVRGYRITPELHATDGGGLRVALVCLTYPDLSLMGQVEVNAAGAQPGDLLKALVPRAVEEAAETFEWSSET from the coding sequence ATGCAGCTGCTTTCCTCTGCCCTCGTCCTGTTGCTCCTCGCGCCTTGCGCGGCCCTGGCCCAGGGTGACTCCCGTATTGCCTTCCTGGGCAAGCAGCTCCAGAAGAGCAAGGACCCGCGCTCGCGCTCGCAGGCGGCGCTGGTGCTCGGCGCCACGGAGGACCCGGAGGCCGTGCCGCTGCTGTGCAACGGATTGAAGGACGAGAGCGAGCTGGTGCGCGTGGCCGCGGCGAAGGGGCTGGCGAAGCTGCTGGAGCCCGGCGGGCTCGACTGCCTCCAGGCCCACAAGGCGGACGCGGACGCGTCGGTCCAATCCGCGGTGAGCGAGGCGGTGGGGGCCCTGAAGGAGTACCAGTCCCGCCCGCCGCGCTTCTACGTGCAGCTCGAGGCGGTCAAGGACCGCACGGGCAAGCTCCCCGCCGACCTGGTGAAGGCGACGGAGGCGCGGCTGCGCTCGCGGCTGATGCGGAGCGGGGCCCAGCTCGCGCCCGCGAAGGAGACGAAGGCGGCGGCGAAGGGCACGCTGAAGAAGCTTCGGGTGCGGGGCTACCGCATCACCCCGGAGCTTCATGCGACGGACGGCGGCGGACTGCGGGTGGCGCTGGTATGCCTCACCTATCCGGACCTGTCGCTGATGGGGCAGGTGGAAGTGAATGCCGCGGGCGCTCAGCCTGGCGATCTCCTTAAGGCGCTGGTACCTCGCGCGGTGGAGGAAGCGGCGGAGACCTTCGAGTGGAGCAGCGAGACATGA